From Peptostreptococcaceae bacterium:
TCTTTACTTTCCATCTTTATTTCCCTGTAAAAGCTTCTCTTCCCTTTTCCATAGCCCCTCGAGTAAAGAGCCTCAGCGCGATTGACCGAACCCTCCAAAGAGCTGATGAGCACAACCTTAATCAACGGATAATGCGCCTTTATGCGTCTCGCAAAACCGCCGGATTTCAAATCGAGGCCCCTCATTTCCATGACCTCTCTCACCCGCTGTGTTTCAACTCTCAGCCTATGAATCATGTTCACAGTCATGCTCATGGTCAGTACGAGCTTGTTCATGTATCGTGATAAATATCCAAAAAAATCATCCCTGTCTATGGAAAGTCCAAAAAGCTTTATGGACAGAACCATAGAAAAAAGCCTTAAAACCATTGACCCTGCAAAAACAAGAGACTCGGCAGTTATTCGTATCCTTCCAACGACAGGCAGCGCCGTGCGGTACAGAACCGTATCGCCCTGTGTCGATACTAGCGGATTAATAATAATAATCATAATCCCTGTAATGATCCAGAACTTAAGCAGGCTTTTTAGTTCGGCAATCCC
This genomic window contains:
- a CDS encoding energy-coupling factor transporter transmembrane protein EcfT; amino-acid sequence: MHHKLHPANAIGLLIVLIAATLMISHPIYAVLVVIILSFSVAVFGGIAELKSLLKFWIITGIMIIIINPLVSTQGDTVLYRTALPVVGRIRITAESLVFAGSMVLRLFSMVLSIKLFGLSIDRDDFFGYLSRYMNKLVLTMSMTVNMIHRLRVETQRVREVMEMRGLDLKSGGFARRIKAHYPLIKVVLISSLEGSVNRAEALYSRGYGKGKRSFYREIKMESKDCIHLAALCMYACVLAYGIFKGWLGFSYFPSLAQQSDFSSLYLIAHGLSLTILIEATRRCSEWKFSA